A region of Moorena producens PAL-8-15-08-1 DNA encodes the following proteins:
- a CDS encoding methyltransferase domain-containing protein, with amino-acid sequence MNVLVATLGILLALLIVGITLYLLTARRYQSSDSVANSYDDWTNDGILEFYWGEHIHLGHYGSPSRKKDFLQAKSDFVHEMVRWGGLDKLSAGTTVLDVGCGIGGSSRILARDCGFAVTGITISPQQVKRAQELTPPGVNAHFQVDDALALSFPDASFDVVWSIEVGPHIADKAQFARELLRVLKPGGILVIADWNQRDDRRKPLNWWERPVMRQLLDQWSHPAFSSIEGFSEQLEATGLVAGQVATADWTQETLPAWLDSIWQGLVRPGGLLKFGFVGFIKSLREVPTFLLMRLAFGAGLCRFGMFRAVRAASPGVSAQNMASEQNKDNLVRS; translated from the coding sequence ATGAATGTGTTAGTTGCTACGCTGGGAATTTTACTGGCACTCCTGATAGTCGGGATTACGCTTTATCTCCTTACAGCTCGTCGCTATCAGTCTTCTGATTCTGTCGCCAATTCCTATGACGATTGGACGAATGATGGCATTTTAGAGTTCTATTGGGGCGAACATATCCACCTGGGGCACTATGGCTCTCCGTCCCGCAAAAAGGATTTTCTCCAAGCCAAGTCGGATTTTGTGCATGAAATGGTGCGCTGGGGTGGCTTAGACAAGCTTTCTGCCGGTACTACGGTCTTAGATGTGGGCTGTGGCATTGGCGGCAGCAGTCGCATTCTGGCGCGGGACTGTGGTTTTGCCGTCACGGGAATCACCATCAGCCCTCAGCAAGTCAAACGTGCTCAAGAACTGACACCGCCTGGGGTGAATGCCCACTTTCAGGTCGATGATGCCCTGGCTCTTTCATTTCCCGATGCCAGTTTTGATGTGGTCTGGTCGATCGAGGTAGGCCCACATATAGCTGACAAGGCGCAGTTTGCCAGAGAGCTATTGCGCGTTCTGAAACCGGGTGGAATTCTGGTCATTGCCGACTGGAATCAGCGGGACGACCGACGCAAACCCCTGAACTGGTGGGAGCGTCCGGTGATGCGACAACTGCTCGATCAATGGTCTCACCCGGCCTTTTCCAGCATTGAAGGCTTTTCAGAACAGTTGGAGGCGACGGGGCTAGTCGCAGGCCAGGTGGCCACTGCTGATTGGACTCAGGAAACCCTCCCCGCCTGGCTGGATTCTATCTGGCAGGGCCTTGTCCGCCCAGGCGGATTACTTAAATTTGGTTTTGTCGGGTTTATCAAGTCCCTGCGGGAAGTGCCCACCTTCTTGCTGATGCGACTAGCCTTTGGGGCGGGATTGTGTCGCTTTGGCATGTTCCGGGCTGTGCGGGCCGCATCCCCAGGGGTGTCCGCCCAAAACATGGCTTCTGAGCAAAACAAAGATAATTTAGTGCGTTCATGA